One Pyrococcus furiosus DSM 3638 genomic window, CCAGAGCTCCTTCTTACCCATTCTTGCTGTCTTTTTACCCTTTCTACTTCCTGGGCCTCTGTGTCTTCCCTTCTTCTTTTGTTCGTGCCTAATTTTAGCCCTATATCTGCTCTGCCCCTTAATGGGTTTCTTTTTGATGACCCCCTCTTTTATGAGCCTCTTGATATCTTCCCTTGTTATAGCAGAAGCAACATCATCAATTCTCTCAGGGTCAATCCATATTCTATTCTCACCACATTTGAGGATTTCAGCAGCTATTCTTCTTTGCATCTTGAGAGTGTTCATACTTTTTCACCTCACACCCTGGGGTTCAAGACTTTAATTCCAAGTTCCTCAGCTCTCTTTATAATCTCGATTCTCTTCTTCTTTCCTACGGTGTGTGCAATTCTCGCGGCCTGCCTCTTTGGATCAAGAGCCTCAAGTTCCTTTACATTGTGAACGAGCACTTCCTCGTATCCACTTGGGTGTAAACCTCTAACGAGCTTTGGAGAGCTCCAACCGATGCTTGGTGATCTTGGCTTTCCTTTTAACTTGAGCCTCATCTTGCTATCAATACCCTTTGGTCTTCTCCATTTGGGATCATTCTTGAACTTTGGATACCTCCACCATTCTTGTCTTAGGAACCTTGGCTTCTTTCTCTTGAGTCTCGCTCTAACACGGAGGAGCCTCTTAAACTCCTTCTCATCCATTTATCTCACCTCAGAATGTTATGGGCTTTCCAGCCTTCTCAACAATGTATATTCCATCCTGGAATATTCTTCTATCCCACTTAGTTATCCTTGTAGCTTGTTCTATATTGGCCGCAGTTTGACCAACAGCCTCCTTATCTATTCCTTCTACAATAATTTCCTGTCCTCTAACTTTTACAGTAACTCCTGGGAGTATCTTTGCTTTTCTTGGCGCTTTTTCACCAAGGAAGTTCTCAATAATTACCTCATCTCCCTGAACTTTCACTGAAATTGGGAAGTGGCTGTACACGACCTTCAACTTGTAAGTAAAGCCCTCAGTAACGCCCTTTATCATGTTCCTTATGTGAGCTGCAAATGTACGAGCTATTGCAACATCTTTTCTTCTTGGAAAGTCCTTGTATATCACTACATTTCCATCTTCAGTGAATATCTGAATTCCTGGCCAGAAGAATTCTCTCTCTAGCTCGCCCTTTGGACCCTTAACTTTAACCTTGTACCCTTCAACTGTAACTTCAACACCTTCTGGAATTTCAACTTCCTCACGAATCCAGGCATCTACTGGCATTCTTTCTCCCTCCAATCAATCAATATACATACGCTATTAACCTTCCTCCAATTCCCTTCTCGATGGCCTCTTTGTGACTCATGACTCCCTGGGACGTTGAGACGATCAATATTCCAAACTCGAATGCTGGAAGGAATCTCTTCTCCCACTTTTCGAACTCTGAAACTTTCACTGGGAACCTAGGCTTTATTGCTCCTGCCTTGTTTATTCTACCCAACAACTGAACTCTGTAAACTCCTGCTCTTCCGTCGTCGATGAACTCGAACTCTCCAATGTATCCATACTTCTGCATAACCCTCAAAACTTCTCCAATTAACTTTGAGGCTGGCTTAATGTAAACCTCTCTCTTTCCAACCCTCTCGCTATTTGTTATGTGAGAG contains:
- a CDS encoding 30S ribosomal protein S8, which produces MTLLDPLANALSHITNSERVGKREVYIKPASKLIGEVLRVMQKYGYIGEFEFIDDGRAGVYRVQLLGRINKAGAIKPRFPVKVSEFEKWEKRFLPAFEFGILIVSTSQGVMSHKEAIEKGIGGRLIAYVY
- a CDS encoding 50S ribosomal protein L19e, which gives rise to MNTLKMQRRIAAEILKCGENRIWIDPERIDDVASAITREDIKRLIKEGVIKKKPIKGQSRYRAKIRHEQKKKGRHRGPGSRKGKKTARMGKKELWIKTIRALRKELRKLKAQKKIDRKTYRMLYIRAKGGQFKNKHQLYLFLEEHGLLKK
- a CDS encoding 50S ribosomal protein L6, translating into MPVDAWIREEVEIPEGVEVTVEGYKVKVKGPKGELEREFFWPGIQIFTEDGNVVIYKDFPRRKDVAIARTFAAHIRNMIKGVTEGFTYKLKVVYSHFPISVKVQGDEVIIENFLGEKAPRKAKILPGVTVKVRGQEIIVEGIDKEAVGQTAANIEQATRITKWDRRIFQDGIYIVEKAGKPITF
- a CDS encoding 50S ribosomal protein L32e; this encodes MDEKEFKRLLRVRARLKRKKPRFLRQEWWRYPKFKNDPKWRRPKGIDSKMRLKLKGKPRSPSIGWSSPKLVRGLHPSGYEEVLVHNVKELEALDPKRQAARIAHTVGKKKRIEIIKRAEELGIKVLNPRV